The sequence AAAAGGCCGCGGCAATCAGTATATTGGGATGATCAATGATCCTTTTGAAATCAATCCGGTTGAAAAGTTCCTGGTAGAGCTGATTCATGATTGTTGTTCTTTTTTAATGCGCTCAGCAGTCAGCTTTGCTGAAAGTAGAACCAGCGGGATTCCGTTTCCCGGATGTGTGCTTCCTCCTGCAAAATACAAGTTACCATATTTACGGTGCCTGTTCTGAGGCCTGAAATAACCCATCTGGAAAATATTGTGCCCGATGCCGAAAGTCGAACCCCGGGTAAGATTCATGAAATTTTTCCAGTTTTCAGGGAGAAGGCTGATTTCGAATTTTATGTTTTCTTCGATATCAGACAGTCCGAATTTTTTCAGACGTTCTATTACAGCCTTTCTGGCCGTATCTTTTAATGCATTCCAATCGGCATCCGATTGATCAGCCAGGTGCCCGCAAGGGATGATCACCGAAACAGAGTCTCCGCCTTCAGGAGCAGCTGTATTATCGGTACGTGCTGGGGCATGAATATAAAAACTGGGATTTGATGAAAGCGACTGATCTTTAAAGATCTTTTTCAGGTTGTCGCGGTAGGAACCCGACAAAAACACATTATGATGCTCAAGTTGCGGATAGGTTTTCTTAAGTCCCCAGTGCAATACAATTGCCGAGCAGCTGTACGTCATTGAATCGAGGCGCCGCGACACTTTTGCATCCGTAAGCAATTCACGGTATACATAAGGAAGATCGGCATTGCACACAATAATTTTCGCCGGTATCGTGCTGCCATTATCGAGTACAACACCGGTTGCTCTCTTTTTTTCAGTGAGAATTTTTACAACGGGTGAATTGTAAACGAACCTTACACCGGCTTCTTCAGCCAGCGAAACCAGTTTACGGGTGACAGCAAACATTCCGCCTTCGGGAAACAGTGATCCTTCGGTGAGTTCAGCAGCGGCAAGCATCGAAAAAAGGGCAGGGGCACTGAACGGATCCTGTCCTACATATATATTCTGAAAAGTAAATGCATTCTGCAGGTTCTCATTCTTGAAGAACCTTTTAACGTATCGGGTATGCCGTAAATGCGTTTTTAACTGAACAAGCAATAAGGCATTCCGGAGGGTGACAAAATCTAACAGGCCATAGAAGTTACGTCCCAGCAAGTTGTCCGTGGCGAGCCTGAAGTTCCGGTAACCTTCGGTAATCAGCTTTTCAGCCTTTTCAGAACTTCCCTTTTCAATCTTTTCAAGCTGTTCGTAAAGGCTTTTTTTGTCCGGCGTAAAGTCGATCTTCATCCCGTCCTCAAAGCTGATCTGGTAAAGAGTGGGGAGAGGAAGCGATTTAAAGCTGCTTTCTTCGGTGATATCAAGCGTTTTGAATACCTGCCTGTAAATTTCAGGCATCAGGTATATGGTTGCACCGGCATCAAAACGGTGTCCGTCTCGCATTATCTGGCCACACCGTCCTCCCGGTGAAGCATTTTTCTCATAAACTGTAACCCTGAATCCCTGCCTTGCCAGGTAAATGGATGTGGTTATTCCGCCAATGCCTGCGCCAATGATCACAGCAGTTTTATCACCTGCCATATGAAAATGAAATTGAAATTGAAATTGAAAAGTCGAAAATATGCAATTTTTCGGATACTGTGTAACTCACCTTAAAAAATAAGCTTCAGGGTGTTCCGGACACTAACCGGATTATATTCTTTTTTTTAGTAAATTTAAGACTAAATACATGCCGTCATGAATCCATCCGACAGTAATCCGGTTTCTTCCCCTGTGAAGATCAGAAAAATATTGGTGCCTGTTGATTATTCCGAATGCTCCAGGTTTGCCTGTCGTTATGCCATTAAAATAGCCTGCAAACTGGGGGTGGAGATTAAACTGTTTCACACGTACTATTCTCCCGCATTTGATTTGATCGAACTCGCCGGAGCCGTTCAAACACAATCTCAATTGAGGGAAGAGGTTACAGTTAACCTTGAAGAAAGCGAAAAGGAAACCCTTATAAATTTCATGAACGGACTCAAGGATTATATTGAACAGTGCAACCTTCCGCCTGTTCAAATGAGTTTTGACCTTGCACCCGGCGTACCGGAAGACGAAATAATCAATTATTCAAAAGAATACCTGCCTGACCTGGTCATCATGGGAACCCGCGGAAAAGGTACCGGGGTAGGTGCCATTATTGGCAGTGTTACGGCGTCGGTCATCACCCGGATGAAAATGCCCGTTCTTGCTATTCCTGAAAAATACACGTTTGTTGGCGAAGAGAATGTGAAAAACCTGATGTATGTGACCGATTTTGATGAATCTGATTTTCTTACGCTAAAAAGCCTGATCAACCTTACCGACCAGCTTGGGCTTGACATTCATTGCGTGCATATCGGCGATCCCGATTCGTGGGATAGGGTGAAAATGGAAGGGCTTATGAAATATTTTACCGAGGTTTACGGCAAGACGCAAGTGTCCTACAGTTTTGTCAGCCAGAAAAACCTGTTGCCCGACCTCGATGAGCTTATACGGCAGAAGAGCATCAACATTCTTTCTCTTACCGCTCACCGGCAGGGGATTGTTGACAGGCTGTTCAAGAGGAATATGACAAAGAAGCTGTTCTACCACACATCGATTCCGTTGCTGGTGTTTCATTAGATCAAGCTCCTCGCAATGACGGCTAGCTTTGCGGCTTATACACCACTGCCTTATTCGACTTCCCGTCAATTTCAATTTTCACGGGGTTTTCAAACCGCACGTGGCGAATAAACTGCGTTTCATTGACAGCAGGAAGCGAATTCAGAAAATCGACATGATACACGCCGTCTCCCATGTATGGATTGATCGTCAGGTATCCTACGCCAAACGTGGTGAGATTATGAAAGAAGTGGGTGCCCTGGCTGGGGTCAACCCTGAAACGTTCGAGGCCAGATTCAACAATAACCCTAGCGGCCGATATATTGGCCCATTTCACCGGTATTCCGAGCCACGGATCACTTGATCCCCAGCGGCCCGGACCAACCAGGACATACTGAGTCTGATTCTTTGCAAAACCGTCATTGATGGTTTCAAGTTCTGCTGCGATGTTCATGCTTTCAGCCGCCCTGAATGTATCAGGTTTTACATAAACAATGTCTTTAATATTGTTGTATGTACCGTTCCCGAGCGCCTTGTCGGAATAAATGATCACCCTCTCGAAATCCACATTCTCAATTCTCGAATTGAGACTTTGTTCATTAATTACTATCGGGCGTATCTGCAGCAGGTTAAAACCAAGATTGCTTCCGTTTCTTGTGGTGTAATCCACTGCGAATTCAATCTCAACAGGATTATTCATGGCTTTCTGGCCAAGGTCGAGCAGGTTATTCAGTATATCAGCAAGCGGGAAACGATCATGTGACAAAATATTCGAGAAGGTGATAATTTTTCTTCCTTTAGCATCAAGCCCGTCGCGGATCTGGTTGTTTTCATGATCATATACTGAAGCCGCTATTTCAAGCGTGCCATCGGTTTCAGCATCACTTACGGCCAGTTTAACAAGATTTACTTTGTCATCCGTGGAAGCCAGGAACTGGTTCGGATTCATGTCGAGCGCATAGAAATATTTCTGCGTCGATTTAACGGCCAGTTCGGGATTTGAAAGCTGGATGATCTTTTTTGGATATCGGGGTGAAAAACGGAGTCCCGTGCCGCCTTCAGCAATCAGCTTTCCCAGGCCGAATGCAATGGTCGCAATTCCGTCGTTGGCCTTTTCGGGATGAATCGGGTAGAAATTAATGGACCGGGCTACGCCTGAGAGCAAGGGATAGAATCGGTTTCCATATTGCCGGCCGCATACTTCCTGAATGATGATACCCATCTTCTCCTCATCGATCAGGTTGGTAGTAGCCAGTGCGTATGCTTTGCTCGATTTGAAGAAAACCGAAGCGTAGACGCATTTGATGGCCATCTCGAGCATACGGATTGCCGTGGCTTTCACAGGAACCACGGGAATCATATAGGTATTGTAAATACCTGCAAACGGCTGGTAAAACGAATCTTCGAGCTTGCTTGATGATCGGATGGCAAGCGGATTATTTGCCTGCAAAATAATAGTTCCCAGGTCCTGGTAAATATGTTCGGGAAGCCGGGCTGCCACAAAAGCTTTAAGAATCTCCTCATCACTCAGTCCCGAAGTGGCAAGCGGGTAAAGGTCATTCTGCTGCATGAACTCATCAAAGATCTCCGTACTCAGAACAACCGTATGCGGGATGTTGATTTTCTCGGTTTTAAGCATTTCAAGTGCTTCACGGTTATTCAGGAAACTGTTGAAAAAGGCCAGTCCTCTTGCTTTACCGCCAATAGACCCTTCTCCGATCCTTGAAAAACCAACGTATTCATCATACAAATGCCTGTCGAATTCTGCAATTATGCCCTGTGCCTTGCTGGTCCTGAAACTTGAGATGGCTTTATAAAT is a genomic window of Bacteroidales bacterium containing:
- the crtI gene encoding phytoene desaturase family protein; translated protein: MAGDKTAVIIGAGIGGITTSIYLARQGFRVTVYEKNASPGGRCGQIMRDGHRFDAGATIYLMPEIYRQVFKTLDITEESSFKSLPLPTLYQISFEDGMKIDFTPDKKSLYEQLEKIEKGSSEKAEKLITEGYRNFRLATDNLLGRNFYGLLDFVTLRNALLLVQLKTHLRHTRYVKRFFKNENLQNAFTFQNIYVGQDPFSAPALFSMLAAAELTEGSLFPEGGMFAVTRKLVSLAEEAGVRFVYNSPVVKILTEKKRATGVVLDNGSTIPAKIIVCNADLPYVYRELLTDAKVSRRLDSMTYSCSAIVLHWGLKKTYPQLEHHNVFLSGSYRDNLKKIFKDQSLSSNPSFYIHAPARTDNTAAPEGGDSVSVIIPCGHLADQSDADWNALKDTARKAVIERLKKFGLSDIEENIKFEISLLPENWKNFMNLTRGSTFGIGHNIFQMGYFRPQNRHRKYGNLYFAGGSTHPGNGIPLVLLSAKLTAERIKKEQQS
- a CDS encoding universal stress protein gives rise to the protein MNPSDSNPVSSPVKIRKILVPVDYSECSRFACRYAIKIACKLGVEIKLFHTYYSPAFDLIELAGAVQTQSQLREEVTVNLEESEKETLINFMNGLKDYIEQCNLPPVQMSFDLAPGVPEDEIINYSKEYLPDLVIMGTRGKGTGVGAIIGSVTASVITRMKMPVLAIPEKYTFVGEENVKNLMYVTDFDESDFLTLKSLINLTDQLGLDIHCVHIGDPDSWDRVKMEGLMKYFTEVYGKTQVSYSFVSQKNLLPDLDELIRQKSINILSLTAHRQGIVDRLFKRNMTKKLFYHTSIPLLVFH
- a CDS encoding PEP/pyruvate-binding domain-containing protein, with protein sequence MAKRVEESHIETYYFSDTSFNLLMQNRIRKVLVICSSYDFFMLEEDGRIDEQIFNEYVSLNLRYPPVFLHADSAKKAKSILENDRIDLIIEMLSIADVDTFEFARELKEKYPKIPIVVLTHFSREVSLKLENEDLSAIDYVFCWLGNSDLLLAIIKLIEDRMNADFDIQQVGVQSILLIEDSVRFISSFLPVVYKVVLEQTMEFMKEALNEHQKMLRRRGRPKILLANNYTDAVEIYRKYRHNIMGIISDVSFKMTSNRKDHKVMAGLELCRLIKNEDKNIPVLLQSSDKSNEQYAFSIGTGFLHKHSKNLSNELKDYILKNFGFGEFVFRKPDTLEEYCVAANLRDLQQVIMTIPDDILIYHTRRDDISKWLNARGLFPIAQIFKPAKLEDFKSLDDVRKYIYKAISSFRTSKAQGIIAEFDRHLYDEYVGFSRIGEGSIGGKARGLAFFNSFLNNREALEMLKTEKINIPHTVVLSTEIFDEFMQQNDLYPLATSGLSDEEILKAFVAARLPEHIYQDLGTIILQANNPLAIRSSSKLEDSFYQPFAGIYNTYMIPVVPVKATAIRMLEMAIKCVYASVFFKSSKAYALATTNLIDEEKMGIIIQEVCGRQYGNRFYPLLSGVARSINFYPIHPEKANDGIATIAFGLGKLIAEGGTGLRFSPRYPKKIIQLSNPELAVKSTQKYFYALDMNPNQFLASTDDKVNLVKLAVSDAETDGTLEIAASVYDHENNQIRDGLDAKGRKIITFSNILSHDRFPLADILNNLLDLGQKAMNNPVEIEFAVDYTTRNGSNLGFNLLQIRPIVINEQSLNSRIENVDFERVIIYSDKALGNGTYNNIKDIVYVKPDTFRAAESMNIAAELETINDGFAKNQTQYVLVGPGRWGSSDPWLGIPVKWANISAARVIVESGLERFRVDPSQGTHFFHNLTTFGVGYLTINPYMGDGVYHVDFLNSLPAVNETQFIRHVRFENPVKIEIDGKSNKAVVYKPQS